From Chloracidobacterium sp. N, the proteins below share one genomic window:
- a CDS encoding radical SAM protein translates to MPPRPTIEWQTNGVCNYDCSYCIQSRRYRQGHPSDADIERFLAFFATLPGVWEIKMSGGEPFAFRGFMQHIVPGLAALPHRVSVLTNFSAPLTVLRRFVDLVGDKLEVFSASLHREYVDVADFIAKAVTFRGWLRRETAFVVNNVLVPGTVSELAAVRAAVEAAGLRYFPQVMKTKHGVYEYDAMEASLVRMLTGAHPTAREANIAPSYRGRRCWAGAAYFVIDQFGHAFSCRTAKRFGEGYLGNVLDGSFRLKPGPEVCPYDICPCTVPANRGMIEGLATPESGGDTHGDRHTG, encoded by the coding sequence ATGCCGCCGCGTCCAACCATCGAATGGCAAACCAACGGTGTGTGTAACTACGACTGTTCGTACTGCATACAGTCACGCCGCTATCGTCAGGGGCACCCGTCCGACGCCGACATCGAACGTTTCCTGGCGTTTTTTGCGACGTTGCCGGGCGTGTGGGAAATCAAGATGTCGGGCGGGGAGCCGTTCGCCTTCCGGGGCTTTATGCAGCATATCGTTCCCGGTCTGGCGGCGTTGCCGCACCGGGTTTCGGTACTGACCAATTTTTCAGCGCCGCTGACCGTGCTGCGGCGATTTGTGGACCTGGTGGGCGACAAACTGGAAGTTTTCTCGGCAAGCCTGCACCGGGAGTACGTGGATGTTGCCGACTTCATTGCCAAGGCGGTTACGTTTCGGGGATGGCTGCGCCGGGAAACGGCATTTGTCGTCAACAACGTGCTCGTGCCGGGAACCGTCAGCGAACTGGCCGCAGTCAGGGCCGCCGTGGAAGCTGCGGGGCTTAGGTACTTTCCCCAGGTGATGAAAACCAAGCACGGCGTTTACGAATACGACGCTATGGAAGCTTCCCTGGTGCGCATGCTGACCGGAGCACATCCAACGGCACGGGAGGCCAACATCGCGCCTTCCTACCGTGGACGGCGTTGCTGGGCAGGAGCGGCCTACTTCGTCATTGACCAGTTTGGCCACGCCTTTTCCTGCCGCACGGCAAAGCGTTTCGGGGAAGGGTATCTGGGCAATGTGCTCGACGGGAGCTTTCGTCTGAAACCCGGCCCGGAAGTGTGTCCGTACGATATTTGTCCGTGTACGGTCCCGGCCAACCGGGGCATGATTGAAGGGCTTGCAACGCCGGAAAGCGGAGGTGACACGCATGGCGACCGACACACGGGATGA
- a CDS encoding radical SAM protein: MATDTRDDAGWPVPPRPPEGVVMWNINTTCNYRCSYCTQRFLDDRTRWARDTPRFLEGFRRLPGRWEIKLSGGEPFLHPTLTEIVAGLAEMGHHVSVVTNFSAGTEKLDRFLEAAGAALRVFSASLHREYVATEQEETAFIEKARHVMTRLPPGASFHVTCVATRANLPVLPELVQRFATAGIRLKVQPEKQQRDVIAYTAGEQAQLLALGGHNGLGMLAPSFQGRPCWAGALAFTLDDRGAAWRCYPARRYRQEYLGNFLDGTFALRETAQPCQYAYCNCTVPIERGMMTRS; the protein is encoded by the coding sequence ATGGCGACCGACACACGGGATGATGCCGGATGGCCGGTACCGCCGCGTCCGCCGGAAGGCGTCGTGATGTGGAACATCAACACGACGTGCAACTACCGGTGCTCATACTGTACGCAGCGTTTTCTGGATGACCGGACCCGCTGGGCGCGCGATACGCCACGCTTTCTGGAGGGCTTCCGGCGGCTGCCGGGACGCTGGGAAATCAAGCTTTCGGGCGGCGAGCCGTTCCTGCACCCAACCCTGACGGAGATTGTGGCCGGCCTGGCTGAAATGGGGCATCACGTAAGCGTTGTGACGAACTTCTCGGCCGGCACTGAGAAGCTCGACCGGTTTCTGGAGGCGGCAGGAGCGGCGCTGCGGGTCTTCTCGGCCAGCCTGCACCGGGAGTACGTGGCGACGGAGCAGGAAGAAACAGCCTTCATTGAGAAGGCGCGTCATGTGATGACGCGGCTGCCGCCGGGGGCGAGCTTTCACGTCACCTGTGTGGCCACACGCGCCAACCTGCCTGTTCTGCCGGAACTGGTACAGCGTTTTGCCACAGCCGGGATTCGCCTCAAGGTACAGCCTGAAAAGCAGCAGCGGGATGTCATTGCCTATACAGCCGGGGAGCAGGCGCAGCTTCTGGCGCTGGGCGGACACAACGGTCTGGGGATGCTTGCGCCTTCGTTTCAGGGGCGGCCCTGCTGGGCGGGAGCCCTTGCCTTCACCCTCGATGACCGGGGTGCGGCCTGGCGGTGCTATCCGGCGCGGCGGTACCGGCAGGAGTATCTGGGGAACTTTCTGGATGGCACGTTTGCGCTCCGTGAGACAGCCCAGCCGTGCCAGTATGCCTATTGCAACTGTACCGTCCCCATTGAGCGGGGGATGATGACGCGTTCGTGA
- a CDS encoding DNA adenine methylase, which produces MLKARPFLKWAGGKSQLLDQNYYPSNLRAGRIRHDVEPFLGGGAVFFAIARRYPIESAWLSDINPDLVLTWQVVQQRPADLLDTLESYQRAYDRTPEEQCGHLFLTMRDAFNKGCLDINAAQHSADGIRRAAQLIFLNKTCFNGLFRLNSKGAFNVPFGKYKTAVICDESNLLAASRVLQKAEIRQADYTECWPRVNESTFVYFDPPYRPLSRTASFTTYTGGSFSDAEQIRLAQFFRRLDREKNARLMLSNSDPTNENPDDSFFERIYPGYNVFRVSAGRAINSNGEKRGKISELLITNYPCCPQNAEIW; this is translated from the coding sequence ATGCTGAAAGCGCGGCCCTTTCTGAAATGGGCAGGCGGAAAAAGCCAACTCTTGGATCAAAACTACTACCCAAGTAACCTGCGAGCCGGTCGCATCAGGCATGATGTCGAGCCTTTCCTGGGCGGCGGGGCGGTGTTCTTTGCCATCGCCCGGCGTTACCCCATCGAAAGCGCCTGGCTTTCGGACATCAACCCGGATTTGGTTCTGACCTGGCAGGTTGTACAGCAGCGGCCGGCTGACTTGCTGGACACTCTGGAAAGCTACCAGAGAGCTTATGACCGGACCCCGGAAGAACAGTGCGGCCATCTGTTTCTGACCATGCGCGATGCCTTCAACAAGGGCTGCCTTGACATCAACGCAGCACAACACTCTGCCGACGGGATTCGACGGGCCGCGCAGCTTATTTTTCTGAACAAAACATGCTTCAACGGTCTTTTTCGTCTCAACTCGAAAGGAGCCTTCAACGTACCGTTTGGGAAATACAAAACCGCCGTCATCTGTGACGAATCAAACCTGCTGGCCGCTTCCCGCGTTCTGCAGAAGGCGGAAATACGACAGGCCGACTACACGGAATGCTGGCCCAGGGTCAACGAAAGCACGTTTGTCTATTTTGATCCGCCCTATCGTCCACTCAGCCGGACGGCCAGTTTCACCACCTACACCGGCGGCAGTTTTTCTGATGCTGAGCAAATCCGCCTGGCCCAATTTTTCCGCCGGCTGGACCGGGAAAAAAACGCCCGCCTGATGCTTTCCAATTCCGACCCGACGAATGAAAACCCGGACGACAGCTTCTTTGAGCGTATCTATCCGGGATATAACGTCTTCAGGGTTTCGGCCGGCCGCGCCATCAACTCCAATGGCGAAAAACGTGGGAAAATCAGTGAGCTTCTGATTACCAACTACCCGTGCTGCCCACAAAATGCAGAAATATGGTAG
- a CDS encoding DUF6683 family protein, with product MLNVCRVVLGLWMVLGGVIWVPGQSRPASRPPANPDWYDYERVGRRPTINGRPAREKMHTYEERAGAIFSDRPVTRRGTTFPNAPQRGPRRSVTSYRPVADMLAPEILAQEADGDPLQVRRFYEEALREYRRGLVEQGWPVEDVGSAIAVYLNNHYTVVFGQPMPPGVPYALYELFQGILGNDGDFTASSDRERQLLAESLAILATAMYSQYTSADGRERERLRQQARANLESFTGQSAEEFRDLVLAIRDQL from the coding sequence ATGCTGAATGTATGCCGTGTTGTTCTTGGGTTGTGGATGGTTTTGGGTGGCGTTATCTGGGTGCCGGGGCAGAGCCGGCCGGCTTCCCGCCCTCCGGCCAACCCTGACTGGTATGACTACGAGCGGGTCGGCCGCCGGCCGACCATCAACGGCCGTCCCGCCCGGGAAAAAATGCACACCTACGAGGAGCGGGCCGGGGCAATTTTTTCCGACCGCCCGGTGACACGCCGTGGAACGACCTTCCCCAACGCTCCACAGCGCGGCCCGCGCCGCAGTGTCACGAGTTACCGTCCCGTGGCGGATATGCTTGCCCCGGAGATTCTGGCCCAGGAAGCCGATGGCGATCCGCTTCAGGTACGCCGCTTTTATGAGGAAGCCTTGCGGGAGTACCGCCGTGGTCTGGTCGAGCAGGGCTGGCCCGTTGAAGATGTCGGCTCGGCGATTGCGGTGTACCTCAACAACCACTACACCGTTGTTTTCGGCCAGCCGATGCCTCCCGGCGTTCCTTATGCGTTGTATGAGCTTTTCCAGGGGATTCTGGGAAATGACGGGGATTTTACGGCTTCAAGCGACCGTGAGCGGCAACTGCTGGCCGAGTCGTTGGCCATTCTGGCAACGGCGATGTACTCGCAATATACGTCGGCGGACGGACGTGAGCGTGAACGTCTGCGGCAGCAGGCCCGCGCCAATCTGGAATCCTTCACCGGGCAGTCAGCCGAGGAATTCCGTGACTTGGTGCTGGCCATCCGTGACCAGTTATAG
- the cobN gene encoding cobaltochelatase subunit CobN: protein MGIYHPTNPGETPPKSNPSRYTVVAAKQSDNRCREAHDNPYRLRPDVVFISASDTELTVLEAARAQLPDGFPPLHMHPSYALQTPAEVAAFLSDIAPTARLVIVRILGGRAYFQEGLEQLRTLHRRTGVALLALPGDDRPDADLADYTTVAPEVAARFFAYCVAGGSANYAQGLRYLSDQVLGTTFDAAPPAAMPLCGLYHPAAADLEVTATLDIETFGRHHWRDPTAPLVGVLFYRAYWQSRDLAVVDALIRALEATSCRVLPVFCYSLRELAPETLAAYFGQPGEARVEVIVSLVSYALAEIGHGPRGPQAAGATLEALVNLGIPVIQGLTVRDTLDAWEANPAGLSPLDAAMKVVMAEFDGRIISTVVGVQEPAPSGASRQKSIPGQVERLAAFAARWARLRRLPNHTKRLAIVLTNFANRNGRVGSAVGLDTPASVLNLLRALRARGYHVGELPPDGDTLMAELLARGGYEAPVLSAEQKASAAHYRTVDYQAWFATLPAVCQAELRATWGEPPGRVMVEGDVGYIAGRRYGNVLVLIQPPRGYGENPRAIYHSGELVPPHHYLAVYHWLRSVFGVDAIIHCGKHGTVEWLPGKSLGLSDRCYPQLVLPDTPVLYPFLIGDPGEGLQAKRRWQSVLVSHLPPPMTQAEADQEGELAPLQGLLAELARADQLDPDKRSLIVDAIWEAVVAANLHHDLGYTARPDEDALPAFLKKLDGYLCDLGEIQIRHGLHILGEAPAGERLVDFLCALARQGGPSCPGLPAALARDLNLPADLLTLPAETPWSPAATPPSLAVLSDTPITTVGRLRRAIDAALRNLVWQLAERNFVPAAVTELTGEKPETQRTLTYLVEDILPRIRQAPEEIRNLLDALEGKSIPPGPSGAPTRGRVDVLPTGRNFYAVDIRAVPSRFAWQVGRQLGDALLTTYVRQQGRFPEVIGLTLWGTANMRTQGDDLAQVLWLLGVEPVWNVTNQRLAGLRLLPVEQLQRPRIDVVIRVSGFFRDAFPNLLALLDEAVHLAAEADEPDEWNYVRKHVRVEEQQRIAAGTPPEVARQQARFRVFSNRPGVYGVGILAAIAEGAWTSREDLAQIYLRWSGYAYTAGEYGTPAETILAARLAACEVVAQNQDNREHDILDSDDYMQFHGGMAAAVHNLRGELPPTLLGDSSDPARPQVRSLDEELRRVLRARVTNPKWLRAIQEHGYKGALEMAATVDYLFGYSALTGLVADWMYERVAEAYLFDEAAAAFLRRSNPWAQRDIAARLLEAARRGLWAQPPPAVLRRLTAVQATAEEAIQQAEVNCDRET, encoded by the coding sequence ATGGGAATTTACCACCCGACGAATCCCGGCGAGACGCCGCCCAAATCCAACCCGTCGCGCTACACCGTTGTCGCCGCCAAGCAGAGTGACAACCGCTGCCGTGAAGCGCACGACAACCCCTACCGGCTGCGGCCGGATGTCGTCTTCATCTCCGCCTCTGATACCGAGCTGACCGTACTGGAAGCCGCCCGGGCCCAACTGCCGGATGGCTTCCCACCGCTGCACATGCACCCCAGCTACGCCCTGCAAACACCGGCCGAAGTGGCGGCGTTTCTGTCCGACATCGCTCCCACCGCCCGCCTGGTGATTGTCCGCATTCTGGGCGGACGGGCGTATTTTCAGGAAGGACTGGAACAGTTGCGCACCCTGCACCGCCGAACGGGCGTGGCACTGCTGGCGCTGCCGGGGGATGACCGGCCTGATGCTGACCTGGCCGACTACACGACGGTTGCGCCGGAGGTAGCCGCGAGATTCTTTGCCTACTGCGTCGCTGGCGGCAGCGCCAACTATGCCCAAGGGCTGCGGTACTTGTCCGATCAGGTGCTGGGCACCACCTTTGACGCCGCGCCGCCGGCCGCCATGCCGCTGTGTGGGTTGTACCACCCCGCCGCGGCCGACCTGGAAGTGACCGCGACACTGGACATCGAAACCTTCGGCCGCCACCACTGGCGCGACCCAACCGCACCGCTGGTGGGCGTGCTGTTTTACCGGGCCTACTGGCAGAGCCGCGATCTGGCCGTTGTGGATGCCCTGATCCGCGCGCTCGAAGCCACTTCCTGCCGGGTGCTGCCGGTATTCTGCTACAGCCTGCGGGAGCTGGCGCCGGAAACACTGGCGGCTTACTTCGGGCAACCCGGCGAAGCCCGCGTCGAAGTCATCGTGAGTCTGGTCAGCTACGCCCTGGCTGAAATCGGACATGGGCCGCGCGGCCCACAAGCTGCCGGAGCCACCCTGGAAGCCCTGGTCAATCTGGGGATTCCTGTCATTCAGGGGCTGACGGTGCGTGACACGCTGGACGCCTGGGAAGCCAATCCGGCCGGATTGTCACCGCTCGATGCCGCCATGAAAGTCGTCATGGCGGAGTTCGACGGACGGATTATCTCGACCGTGGTCGGCGTTCAGGAGCCAGCACCTTCCGGGGCCAGCCGCCAGAAATCCATTCCGGGGCAGGTGGAGCGGCTGGCTGCCTTCGCTGCCCGGTGGGCGCGGCTGCGTCGCCTGCCCAACCACACGAAGCGGCTGGCGATTGTGCTGACGAACTTTGCCAACCGCAACGGACGGGTCGGCAGCGCCGTCGGGTTGGACACACCGGCTTCCGTCCTCAACCTTCTGCGGGCGCTGCGCGCACGGGGCTACCACGTCGGCGAACTGCCGCCGGACGGCGACACCCTTATGGCGGAACTGCTGGCCCGGGGCGGATACGAAGCACCCGTGCTTTCCGCAGAACAGAAAGCGTCGGCAGCACACTACCGCACGGTGGACTACCAGGCGTGGTTTGCAACCCTGCCGGCCGTGTGCCAGGCGGAACTCCGGGCAACCTGGGGCGAGCCGCCGGGCCGCGTCATGGTGGAAGGCGATGTGGGCTACATTGCCGGACGGCGCTACGGAAACGTTCTGGTGCTCATTCAGCCGCCGCGTGGGTACGGGGAAAACCCACGGGCGATCTACCACAGCGGGGAACTCGTCCCGCCGCACCATTATCTGGCGGTCTATCACTGGCTGCGGTCCGTGTTTGGCGTGGACGCCATCATTCACTGCGGCAAACACGGTACGGTGGAATGGCTGCCGGGCAAGTCGCTGGGGCTGTCCGACCGGTGCTACCCCCAACTCGTCCTGCCGGATACGCCGGTGCTGTATCCCTTTCTGATTGGCGATCCGGGTGAGGGGCTACAGGCCAAACGGCGGTGGCAGTCCGTTCTGGTCAGCCACCTGCCGCCGCCCATGACGCAGGCCGAAGCCGACCAGGAAGGTGAACTGGCTCCACTCCAGGGGCTTCTGGCGGAACTGGCACGTGCCGACCAACTCGACCCTGACAAACGAAGCCTCATTGTGGATGCTATCTGGGAAGCCGTCGTAGCGGCCAACCTGCACCACGACCTGGGCTACACCGCCCGGCCGGACGAAGACGCCCTGCCGGCGTTCCTGAAAAAACTAGATGGCTATCTCTGTGACTTGGGGGAAATCCAGATTCGCCACGGGCTGCACATTCTGGGTGAAGCGCCCGCCGGTGAACGGCTGGTGGACTTTCTCTGTGCGCTGGCGCGGCAGGGCGGGCCGTCATGTCCGGGGCTGCCGGCGGCACTGGCGCGCGACCTCAACCTGCCGGCCGACCTCCTGACCCTTCCGGCCGAAACGCCGTGGTCCCCGGCGGCGACACCACCCTCCCTGGCGGTGCTCAGTGACACTCCCATCACCACGGTCGGAAGGTTGCGGCGGGCCATAGACGCCGCCCTGCGGAACCTGGTCTGGCAGTTGGCCGAGCGGAATTTTGTGCCGGCCGCCGTGACCGAACTGACCGGAGAGAAACCGGAGACGCAACGCACACTGACGTATCTGGTGGAAGACATCCTGCCCCGGATACGGCAGGCGCCGGAGGAAATCCGCAACCTGCTGGATGCCCTCGAAGGGAAGTCCATTCCACCGGGTCCCAGCGGCGCGCCAACCCGTGGCCGGGTGGACGTGCTGCCCACCGGGCGGAACTTTTATGCCGTGGACATCCGCGCCGTTCCTTCCCGTTTTGCCTGGCAGGTGGGACGACAACTGGGGGACGCACTGCTGACGACATACGTCCGGCAGCAGGGACGTTTTCCCGAAGTCATCGGCCTGACGCTGTGGGGAACGGCCAACATGCGTACCCAGGGCGATGACCTTGCCCAGGTGCTCTGGCTGCTTGGCGTCGAGCCGGTATGGAATGTGACCAACCAGCGCCTGGCTGGTCTCCGGCTGCTGCCGGTCGAGCAGTTGCAGCGCCCACGCATTGATGTCGTCATCCGGGTTTCCGGCTTTTTCCGCGATGCCTTTCCCAACCTGCTGGCGTTACTCGATGAAGCCGTCCATCTGGCCGCCGAAGCGGATGAACCGGACGAATGGAACTACGTCCGCAAGCATGTCCGGGTGGAGGAACAGCAGCGGATTGCCGCCGGTACGCCGCCCGAAGTAGCCCGCCAGCAGGCGCGTTTCCGGGTTTTTTCCAACCGGCCCGGCGTCTATGGCGTGGGGATCCTGGCCGCCATCGCCGAAGGCGCTTGGACGAGCCGCGAAGACCTGGCGCAGATTTACCTGCGCTGGAGTGGTTACGCCTACACGGCGGGCGAGTATGGCACACCGGCCGAAACCATCCTGGCGGCGCGACTGGCGGCCTGCGAAGTCGTGGCCCAGAACCAGGACAACCGCGAGCATGACATTCTTGACAGCGATGACTACATGCAGTTTCACGGCGGCATGGCGGCCGCCGTCCACAACCTGCGCGGGGAACTGCCGCCGACTTTGCTGGGCGACTCGTCTGATCCGGCGCGGCCGCAAGTGCGCTCACTTGACGAAGAACTGCGCCGGGTCCTGCGCGCACGGGTGACGAATCCAAAGTGGCTGCGGGCCATTCAGGAACATGGCTACAAGGGCGCCCTCGAAATGGCCGCCACCGTGGATTACCTGTTTGGGTACAGCGCGCTGACCGGTCTCGTCGCGGACTGGATGTATGAGCGGGTTGCCGAGGCGTACCTTTTTGACGAAGCGGCCGCCGCGTTTCTGCGCCGGAGCAATCCCTGGGCACAGCGGGACATCGCTGCGCGGCTTCTGGAAGCGGCCCGGCGAGGGCTGTGGGCGCAGCCGCCGCCGGCGGTACTACGTCGTCTGACAGCCGTCCAGGCAACGGCTGAAGAAGCCATCCAGCAGGCGGAGGTGAACTGTGACCGGGAGACATAA
- a CDS encoding ABC transporter substrate-binding protein — protein sequence MTGRHNAQGNWSRTATAVAAVTAVVWPGSACQSFRAPADNHRPAAHTTAPKPQRIASLSVGTDEILCALVPPERIVALSKYAADPEVSYVADVARQIGVFVEREPERMLSLRADLVLLARYTKAELRQAVEQTGTPTVVVEDFRSLADIENNLRRIGQTVGEVERAEAVIADMRAKLAEARDGLRPDRAGWRALYLMPPLMVAGCDTMADVKLTAAGLRNAAADLTGHVALSAEALLARDPDVIFVATGLAADRGFREQLLADKRLASLSAIRKRRVVALPSRSLRTVSHHIADAVGDIVRAVNALPQ from the coding sequence GTGACCGGGAGACATAACGCGCAAGGGAACTGGTCACGGACGGCCACGGCCGTTGCGGCTGTGACAGCCGTGGTGTGGCCGGGCAGTGCCTGTCAGTCCTTTCGTGCGCCAGCCGACAACCACCGGCCGGCTGCACACACAACCGCGCCCAAGCCACAACGCATCGCCTCACTTTCGGTTGGTACGGATGAAATCCTCTGCGCGCTTGTGCCGCCGGAACGGATCGTCGCGCTGTCAAAGTACGCTGCCGACCCCGAAGTGAGTTACGTTGCCGATGTGGCCCGCCAGATTGGTGTCTTTGTCGAACGGGAGCCGGAGCGGATGCTTTCGCTGCGGGCTGATCTGGTGCTGCTGGCGCGCTACACCAAAGCGGAACTGCGGCAGGCCGTCGAGCAGACCGGAACGCCAACCGTGGTCGTCGAGGATTTCCGGTCACTGGCTGACATTGAAAACAATCTGCGTCGGATTGGTCAGACGGTGGGTGAAGTGGAGCGTGCCGAGGCCGTGATTGCCGACATGCGGGCAAAACTGGCTGAGGCGCGGGACGGGCTGCGTCCTGACCGGGCCGGGTGGCGGGCGCTGTACCTGATGCCGCCGCTGATGGTGGCCGGGTGCGATACCATGGCGGATGTGAAACTGACCGCGGCCGGTCTGCGCAATGCCGCTGCGGACCTGACCGGCCACGTGGCGCTTTCGGCCGAGGCCTTGCTGGCGCGTGACCCGGACGTCATCTTTGTGGCGACGGGACTGGCGGCCGACCGTGGCTTCCGGGAACAATTGCTGGCCGACAAGCGGTTGGCCAGCCTGAGTGCCATTCGGAAACGGCGCGTCGTGGCGCTGCCGTCACGGTCGCTGCGGACGGTATCGCACCACATTGCCGACGCCGTGGGTGATATTGTTCGTGCTGTCAATGCCCTGCCGCAGTGA
- a CDS encoding bifunctional 2-polyprenyl-6-hydroxyphenol methylase/3-demethylubiquinol 3-O-methyltransferase UbiG, with translation MICLQCGLVWSDPLPHNPREFYTQHYRLHYKGTYTPKPKHILRAGRLALARCQTIRHLLPTPQTILDVGSGGGEFIYLLHKLGHTVQGIEPNRGYAEYAESEYGLQVHIGFAQDVALPEEHFDLITMWHVLEHTERPAEVLLKLHRLLKPSGILVIEVPNVEATCQAPQNTFHEAHIFNFNLSTLQKLAEKTGFTGIGQLTSDDGGNITLFARKNAEKNGAPAALAIPGNAESIIRIVRGHTPLKHYTTAHPYRRLWHRLRQYFAGQYGTRDFTSGKALLDQLYAPTIRRHVHHGTPHQEPACQTPPMTRFRN, from the coding sequence GTGATCTGCCTTCAGTGCGGGCTGGTCTGGTCAGACCCGCTTCCCCATAACCCCCGTGAGTTCTACACACAACACTACCGCCTCCACTACAAAGGCACGTACACGCCCAAACCAAAGCATATTCTGCGCGCCGGCAGGTTGGCACTGGCACGCTGTCAGACCATCCGGCATCTGCTGCCGACCCCACAGACGATCCTGGATGTGGGTTCCGGGGGAGGGGAGTTCATCTATCTGCTTCACAAACTGGGTCACACCGTGCAGGGCATTGAGCCAAACCGGGGTTATGCGGAATATGCCGAAAGTGAGTATGGGCTTCAGGTCCATATCGGCTTTGCTCAGGATGTGGCCTTGCCGGAAGAACACTTTGACCTGATCACGATGTGGCACGTCCTGGAGCATACCGAACGACCGGCCGAAGTCCTGTTGAAACTGCACCGGCTGCTGAAGCCCAGCGGGATACTGGTTATCGAAGTGCCGAATGTTGAGGCGACCTGCCAGGCGCCCCAAAACACCTTTCACGAAGCCCACATCTTCAACTTCAACCTCTCAACGCTGCAAAAGCTTGCTGAAAAAACAGGCTTCACCGGGATTGGTCAACTGACCTCCGACGATGGCGGGAACATCACCCTTTTTGCCCGGAAAAACGCAGAAAAAAACGGCGCTCCGGCGGCGCTTGCGATTCCGGGAAATGCGGAAAGCATCATCCGCATTGTCCGGGGACACACGCCGTTGAAGCATTACACAACCGCACATCCCTATCGCCGGTTGTGGCATCGCCTCCGGCAGTATTTTGCCGGGCAGTACGGGACACGCGATTTCACCAGCGGCAAGGCCCTGCTTGACCAGCTTTATGCGCCCACCATCCGCCGGCACGTACACCACGGCACACCTCATCAGGAACCAGCATGTCAAACCCCGCCGATGACCCGGTTCAGGAACTAG
- a CDS encoding YddF family protein, with protein MSNPADDPVQELGHSLHETPHQPAGLTTPSNRPSGRLLFLNASILTAYGVYRYEPVTPEAARQLIARFRQARRTLYSAVGHRATAALMTRLLGIEVPFNRVTVEHLAGESAIVLRLNQRPPEGLVLSIADIEAIGYELGLVTRLE; from the coding sequence ATGTCAAACCCCGCCGATGACCCGGTTCAGGAACTAGGTCACAGCCTACATGAGACACCACATCAGCCGGCAGGTCTGACAACTCCGTCGAACCGGCCGTCGGGGCGTCTCCTGTTTCTCAACGCCAGCATTCTCACCGCCTATGGTGTTTATCGCTACGAGCCGGTGACACCGGAAGCGGCACGGCAGCTCATTGCCCGGTTTCGCCAGGCGAGACGGACGCTCTACTCGGCAGTCGGGCATCGCGCCACAGCAGCCTTGATGACCCGGCTGCTGGGCATTGAAGTGCCGTTCAACCGGGTCACGGTTGAGCATCTGGCAGGCGAGTCGGCGATTGTGCTACGCCTCAATCAGCGCCCGCCGGAAGGACTGGTGCTTTCCATTGCCGACATCGAAGCCATCGGCTATGAACTCGGTCTGGTGACCCGTCTTGAATAA